One window from the genome of Alnus glutinosa chromosome 13, dhAlnGlut1.1, whole genome shotgun sequence encodes:
- the LOC133853694 gene encoding uncharacterized protein LOC133853694 isoform X2, with amino-acid sequence MDLMTLFYELMTTTIILVTWPFWLFKVACFFGMKTVFVIIHTSIELILNALQREKQLELYLHDMQIELENLVWDRKELQEHLQTAMKEGKMMELILAELEEEYDKAIAKIEQLEGEFQDLKNENLWLKEIQAKEYWRSKGPDDTGNGQNSGLSDNHGIPYGIPSLKSSGIFLQDLMMPKDIWGDESKTKTEYLNFIKARTKSCGSTPPINPEIITRQADVNGVLDKRREAALSKSVFSAVLSLLVGMIIWEAEDPCMPLVVALFTVVGMSLKSVVEFFSTIKNKPASDAVALLSFNCFILGMLTYPALPRVARMLAPVSVRIMDQMVGLLWSLLSLA; translated from the exons ATGGATCTGATGACACTGTTTTATGAGTTAATGACCACCACAATAATTTTGGTGACATGGCCATTCTGGCTTTTCAAAGTGGCATGTTTTTTTGGCATGAAAACTGTTTTCGTTATTATTCACACTTCGATAGAGTTG ATTTTGAATGCCTTGCAGAGAGAGAAGCAG CTCGAACTGTATCTGCATGATATGCAGATTGAATTGGAGAATCTTGTGTGGGATAGGAAGGAATTGCAAGAACATCTTCAAACAGCCATGAAAGAGGGTAAAATGATGGAGTTGATATTAGCAGAGCTTGAAGAGGAATATGACAAGGCCATTGCCAAAATTGAACAATTAGAGGGTGAG TTTCAGGATTTGAAAAATGAGAATCTTTGGCTGAAAGAAATTCAGGCTAAGGAATATTGGAGAAGTAAAGGTCCAGATGACACAGGCAATGGCCAAAACAGTGGCCTTTCTGACAACCATGGCATTCCCTATGGGATCCCATCATTGAAATCCAGTGGTATCTTTCTCCAAGACCTGATGATGCCCAAAGACATTTGGGGTGATGAGAGCAAAACGAAAACAGAGTATCTCAATTTCATAAAAGCCAGAACAAAATCTTGTGGGTCTACCCCACCAATTAACCCTGAAATCATCACCAGACAAGCAGATGTGAATGGAGTCCTTGACAAACGCAGGGAGGCTGCACTTTCAAAGAGCGTTTTCAGTGCGGTATTATCGCTTTTGGTTGGAATGATTATCTGGGAAGCTGAAGACCCTTGCATGCCCCTTGTGGTTGCCCTTTTCACAGTAGTCGGCATGTCGTTGAAGAGTGTAGTTGAGTTCTTCTCCACCATAAAGAACAAACCTGCTTCTGATGCAGTCGCACTCTTAAGCTTCAACTGTTTTATTCTTGGCATGCTTACCTACCCAGCACTGCCAAGAGTTGCCAGAATGTTGGCTCCTGTGTCTGTGAGAATTATGGACCAAATGGTGGGCTTGCTTTGGTCTCTCCTTTCCCTAGCTTGA
- the LOC133853694 gene encoding uncharacterized protein LOC133853694 isoform X1 has protein sequence MDLMTLFYELMTTTIILVTWPFWLFKVACFFGMKTVFVIIHTSIELVSAAICFHLSLLSRAIILTVALISLPAQILNALQREKQLELYLHDMQIELENLVWDRKELQEHLQTAMKEGKMMELILAELEEEYDKAIAKIEQLEGEFQDLKNENLWLKEIQAKEYWRSKGPDDTGNGQNSGLSDNHGIPYGIPSLKSSGIFLQDLMMPKDIWGDESKTKTEYLNFIKARTKSCGSTPPINPEIITRQADVNGVLDKRREAALSKSVFSAVLSLLVGMIIWEAEDPCMPLVVALFTVVGMSLKSVVEFFSTIKNKPASDAVALLSFNCFILGMLTYPALPRVARMLAPVSVRIMDQMVGLLWSLLSLA, from the exons ATGGATCTGATGACACTGTTTTATGAGTTAATGACCACCACAATAATTTTGGTGACATGGCCATTCTGGCTTTTCAAAGTGGCATGTTTTTTTGGCATGAAAACTGTTTTCGTTATTATTCACACTTCGATAGAGTTGGTAAGCGCTGCAATCTGCTTCCACCTGAGTCTACTCTCCAGAGCCATAATTTTGACAGTTGCTCTTATATCCCTGCCAGCACAGATTTTGAATGCCTTGCAGAGAGAGAAGCAG CTCGAACTGTATCTGCATGATATGCAGATTGAATTGGAGAATCTTGTGTGGGATAGGAAGGAATTGCAAGAACATCTTCAAACAGCCATGAAAGAGGGTAAAATGATGGAGTTGATATTAGCAGAGCTTGAAGAGGAATATGACAAGGCCATTGCCAAAATTGAACAATTAGAGGGTGAG TTTCAGGATTTGAAAAATGAGAATCTTTGGCTGAAAGAAATTCAGGCTAAGGAATATTGGAGAAGTAAAGGTCCAGATGACACAGGCAATGGCCAAAACAGTGGCCTTTCTGACAACCATGGCATTCCCTATGGGATCCCATCATTGAAATCCAGTGGTATCTTTCTCCAAGACCTGATGATGCCCAAAGACATTTGGGGTGATGAGAGCAAAACGAAAACAGAGTATCTCAATTTCATAAAAGCCAGAACAAAATCTTGTGGGTCTACCCCACCAATTAACCCTGAAATCATCACCAGACAAGCAGATGTGAATGGAGTCCTTGACAAACGCAGGGAGGCTGCACTTTCAAAGAGCGTTTTCAGTGCGGTATTATCGCTTTTGGTTGGAATGATTATCTGGGAAGCTGAAGACCCTTGCATGCCCCTTGTGGTTGCCCTTTTCACAGTAGTCGGCATGTCGTTGAAGAGTGTAGTTGAGTTCTTCTCCACCATAAAGAACAAACCTGCTTCTGATGCAGTCGCACTCTTAAGCTTCAACTGTTTTATTCTTGGCATGCTTACCTACCCAGCACTGCCAAGAGTTGCCAGAATGTTGGCTCCTGTGTCTGTGAGAATTATGGACCAAATGGTGGGCTTGCTTTGGTCTCTCCTTTCCCTAGCTTGA